From a single Cyclobacterium marinum DSM 745 genomic region:
- a CDS encoding helix-turn-helix domain-containing protein, protein MPVIVNLDVMMAKKKMSLNELSAKVGLTLSNLSILKTGKAKAIRFSTLEAICKALECQPGDILEYRDEEI, encoded by the coding sequence ATGCCTGTAATTGTAAATTTAGATGTTATGATGGCTAAGAAAAAGATGTCACTAAATGAACTTTCAGCCAAAGTAGGGCTAACTTTATCCAACCTGTCTATTTTAAAAACCGGCAAGGCCAAGGCCATACGCTTCAGTACTCTTGAGGCCATTTGCAAAGCCTTGGAGTGTCAACCGGGGGATATTCTTGAATATAGGGATGAGGAAATCTAA
- a CDS encoding transposase, producing MTDKFEVGGMYHIYTRTIGNEILFRNDDNYVYFIKKYFYYLDDKLDTLAFCLLPNHFHLLVNIKDNSSNEVIVKGFSDFLNSYSKSYNKVFGRNGALFQRKFKRKKIDTEEYLTRIVIYIHLNPVKHGLAKGPSEWKFSSYKSYLSKSQSKLNRELVIKWFGGLDGFNTTHNSNTDLFLPEEFTLEKY from the coding sequence ATGACCGATAAATTTGAAGTAGGGGGAATGTATCATATCTATACCAGAACAATTGGAAATGAAATACTATTTCGCAACGATGACAATTATGTATATTTCATAAAAAAATATTTTTATTATCTTGATGACAAATTGGATACTTTGGCCTTCTGTCTTCTTCCCAACCATTTCCATCTTTTGGTAAACATAAAAGATAATTCGAGCAATGAAGTGATTGTTAAAGGATTTTCAGATTTCTTAAACTCCTATTCTAAAAGTTATAACAAAGTATTTGGTAGAAATGGCGCGTTGTTTCAACGGAAATTTAAACGCAAGAAAATTGATACGGAGGAATATTTAACCAGGATAGTTATTTACATTCATCTTAATCCGGTAAAACACGGATTAGCCAAAGGTCCGTCGGAGTGGAAATTTTCTTCATATAAAAGCTATTTATCCAAAAGCCAATCCAAATTAAATAGAGAACTAGTTATAAAGTGGTTTGGTGGGTTAGATGGGTTTAATACCACTCACAACTCAAATACTGATCTTTTTCTACCTGAAGAATTTACTTTAGAAAAATATTGA
- a CDS encoding DUF4221 family protein has product MKSSFYCITLFIFFACNNQKSTNDSNVLPSLEISLDTVEIDPGEELLFLNSNLSLSALSEDKKYLYNINSKEYTIEQINLNTLAFEKKYRLEKEGPNEVGHSIHAFSLINKDKLFISTFYNDGVFNWQGEKLESFGIKEIGISLGQLKEGDRPYKTVSIASDGSKFASLIHNFEDKKRSFILIEPANNTIKELPIPAIEKANKFDVALVEERTVAIVGPQRYLNIEQGKAILGTEASSELYVLDKNADSLRHITFNSRLIPNEKSGTYPREVSSKNQFLTYALKIREDISYKAPVWDDKKQVYYRFSYQYIFDENALPKENQLFPRPIGATVYLSVLDKDFNLVAEGAVPQLDRTPSFHFVKDGKLWLFENIEDEMGFVRLDINW; this is encoded by the coding sequence ATGAAATCCAGCTTTTACTGCATCACTTTATTTATTTTTTTTGCGTGCAACAATCAAAAATCAACCAATGACAGTAATGTACTACCTTCCTTAGAAATATCATTAGATACGGTAGAGATAGATCCAGGTGAAGAATTACTATTCCTTAATAGCAATTTGAGCTTAAGCGCACTAAGTGAGGATAAAAAATACCTTTATAACATCAACTCCAAGGAATATACCATTGAGCAAATCAACCTAAATACTTTAGCATTTGAAAAAAAGTACCGCTTAGAAAAGGAAGGCCCGAATGAAGTTGGCCATAGTATACATGCATTTTCACTTATTAATAAAGACAAGCTTTTTATTAGCACTTTTTATAACGACGGTGTTTTTAACTGGCAGGGAGAAAAACTAGAAAGCTTTGGTATTAAAGAAATAGGAATTAGTTTAGGGCAGTTAAAAGAAGGGGACAGGCCCTATAAAACGGTTAGTATAGCTTCAGATGGCAGTAAATTTGCTTCTCTAATTCACAATTTTGAAGATAAAAAACGTTCTTTTATTTTAATAGAACCTGCCAATAATACAATAAAAGAACTCCCAATTCCAGCCATTGAGAAAGCCAATAAATTTGATGTTGCATTGGTAGAAGAGAGGACAGTTGCCATTGTTGGTCCTCAACGCTATCTAAACATTGAGCAAGGAAAAGCGATACTAGGAACCGAGGCAAGTAGTGAACTCTATGTGTTAGACAAAAACGCAGACTCGCTAAGACATATAACTTTTAATAGCCGGCTTATTCCCAATGAAAAGTCAGGCACATATCCGCGAGAAGTTTCAAGTAAGAATCAGTTTTTAACCTATGCTCTGAAAATACGGGAAGACATCAGTTACAAGGCACCTGTTTGGGATGATAAAAAACAGGTCTACTATCGGTTTTCTTATCAATATATTTTTGATGAAAACGCCCTACCAAAAGAGAATCAACTTTTCCCACGACCTATCGGAGCAACAGTTTATCTAAGCGTATTGGATAAGGATTTTAATTTGGTGGCAGAAGGTGCTGTTCCTCAATTGGATCGAACCCCGTCCTTCCATTTTGTCAAAGACGGCAAACTATGGCTGTTTGAAAACATTGAAGATGAAATGGGCTTTGTGAGACTGGATATCAATTGGTAA
- a CDS encoding DUF4221 family protein → MKSSYYCLFFAFIFACKGTNEKTDQDLLGFEITTDTVIVDPGQEILFLTWKLGLSTLSEDKKYLYNFNNQDFAIEQINLNSLKLEKKYPFEKEGPNGVGEYLMDFSLIDNDQLFFRTFTGEGVFNWQGNKLESFNLANLGKEKGLLEETDRAYKILSYSPEGKKFVSLITNYQSKTNTLAIIDREKQTFVKHAIPAVDKASDFEVFLNDGKSAFGLGSYRFLINEGSNIILGTNVSNELYVVNQKSDSLQLLSYKSDLTPIQKTGSYPAETSDMDEFKSYWQKIQEDINFREPYWDEKKQVYYRISYHTKFDENAKIPEGGMFPSPNGVEAYLTILDKDLNLIKEGEFPQLNRVPEFHFAKDGKLWLFENIEDEMGFVRFNISW, encoded by the coding sequence ATGAAATCCAGCTATTACTGCCTATTTTTTGCCTTTATTTTCGCATGCAAAGGAACAAACGAAAAAACAGATCAAGACCTTCTAGGTTTTGAAATTACAACCGACACTGTTATTGTAGACCCGGGTCAGGAAATACTATTCCTCACTTGGAAATTGGGGTTAAGTACGCTGAGCGAGGACAAAAAGTACCTTTATAATTTCAACAACCAAGATTTTGCCATAGAACAAATAAATTTAAACAGCCTTAAATTAGAAAAAAAATATCCTTTCGAAAAAGAAGGCCCCAATGGAGTTGGAGAGTATTTAATGGATTTTTCGCTCATTGACAATGATCAATTATTTTTTAGAACTTTTACCGGTGAGGGTGTTTTCAACTGGCAGGGCAATAAGCTCGAAAGCTTTAATTTGGCTAATTTGGGAAAAGAAAAAGGGCTTTTGGAAGAGACTGACAGAGCCTATAAAATATTGAGCTATTCACCGGAAGGGAAAAAGTTTGTTTCATTAATTACAAATTACCAATCCAAAACCAATACACTGGCGATAATAGACCGAGAAAAACAGACTTTTGTAAAGCATGCGATTCCGGCTGTTGATAAAGCAAGTGATTTTGAGGTCTTTTTAAATGATGGCAAATCTGCTTTTGGTTTAGGTTCCTATCGTTTTTTAATAAATGAAGGAAGTAATATTATTCTAGGGACCAATGTAAGCAATGAACTTTATGTCGTAAATCAAAAAAGTGATTCTTTACAACTTTTGTCCTACAAAAGCGATTTAACGCCTATTCAAAAAACAGGCTCCTACCCTGCCGAAACTTCCGATATGGATGAATTTAAAAGTTATTGGCAAAAAATTCAAGAAGATATAAATTTCAGGGAACCCTATTGGGATGAAAAGAAGCAGGTTTATTATCGGATTTCATATCATACAAAATTTGATGAAAATGCAAAAATTCCGGAGGGAGGTATGTTTCCTTCCCCAAATGGTGTTGAGGCTTATTTAACCATATTGGACAAAGACCTCAATCTTATTAAGGAAGGGGAGTTTCCCCAATTGAATCGGGTGCCGGAATTCCATTTTGCCAAAGACGGCAAACTTTGGCTGTTTGAAAATATTGAAGATGAAATGGGCTTTGTAAGGTTTAATATATCCTGGTAA
- a CDS encoding DUF4221 family protein, translating to MRHVPYWVIILLVMACNGGNDEKKEHSILSMKVDTVIIEPGEELLYLQSRLRVSGLSANKKYLYNFNSQENAIEKINLNTLAFEKKYGFEKEGPDGTGDNVSALSILDKGRLFISSFPRDHIFDWQGNKIESFDITAISKDLNQHQEGDRPYKTLYLDQGSRLVSLIQNFEKKSSKLAIINPKKKNMIKLSIPAIEKAKNFDLTLNSGGMEIALGNVHYLVNEGGQIILGTGVSNELYVMKIESDSLQYITYQSQLTPDEKTGSYPAIVGAQVELAKLHQQIQEDINFMAPVWDEKKQVYYRFSFHSLFEETKKMQGFPQPKGAKVFLSVLDKDFKLLAETQVSQLNQTPEYYFSKDGKLWVFENIEDEMGFVRLDISW from the coding sequence ATGAGACATGTACCTTATTGGGTGATTATTTTATTGGTCATGGCCTGCAATGGCGGGAATGATGAGAAAAAGGAACATAGTATTCTTTCTATGAAAGTAGATACGGTGATCATAGAACCGGGAGAAGAATTGCTATATCTCCAAAGTAGGTTAAGGGTAAGTGGCCTAAGTGCAAATAAAAAATACCTATATAATTTCAATAGTCAGGAAAATGCCATTGAAAAGATCAATCTCAACACTTTGGCTTTTGAGAAAAAATATGGGTTCGAAAAAGAAGGGCCTGATGGAACGGGTGACAATGTTTCTGCATTGAGTATCCTTGATAAGGGAAGGCTATTTATTAGCTCCTTTCCTAGAGATCATATTTTCGATTGGCAGGGTAATAAAATCGAAAGTTTTGATATTACAGCAATCAGTAAGGACTTGAACCAACATCAAGAGGGAGACCGGCCATATAAAACTTTATATTTAGATCAAGGATCTCGACTAGTATCCTTGATACAAAATTTTGAAAAGAAATCCAGTAAGCTGGCCATAATCAACCCGAAAAAGAAAAACATGATCAAATTGTCTATCCCAGCCATAGAAAAAGCTAAAAATTTTGATCTAACCCTCAACAGTGGAGGAATGGAGATTGCCTTGGGAAATGTTCATTACTTGGTAAACGAGGGAGGACAAATCATTTTAGGGACAGGGGTCAGCAATGAACTCTACGTGATGAAAATTGAAAGTGATTCCCTGCAATACATTACTTACCAAAGCCAATTAACTCCTGATGAAAAAACTGGTAGTTATCCGGCTATTGTGGGAGCTCAGGTTGAATTGGCAAAATTACATCAGCAAATTCAGGAAGACATCAATTTCATGGCTCCGGTTTGGGATGAAAAAAAGCAGGTTTATTACCGGTTTTCTTTTCATTCCCTCTTTGAAGAGACAAAAAAAATGCAGGGATTTCCCCAGCCCAAGGGTGCGAAGGTCTTCCTAAGTGTTTTGGACAAGGACTTCAAACTGCTGGCTGAAACCCAGGTATCTCAATTGAACCAAACCCCGGAATACTACTTTTCCAAAGACGGAAAACTCTGGGTATTCGAAAACATTGAAGATGAAATGGGTTTTGTAAGGCTGGATATTAGTTGGTAA
- a CDS encoding DUF4221 family protein gives MKFRAYCFAYCLIFFACGGPKTGEDGALHSLDISMDTVVIDPGQEILYLKRRVRVNAISEDKKYLYNVDPLKRSIEQINLNKLALEKKHHLEKEGPNGTEAIWAISLIGDDKLHINNSTNEHVFNWQAEKLESFNINEIGQESDLLEEGYQVHKTISIASDGKQFASLISDQEKKDMSFAIINIEDRTCKKFPAPAIDKARNFEISSNEGGMGSILSASRYLIKEGGKVLLGTNVSNELYVLDETNDSLRHITFNSQLNPNEKSGTYPSEVGDQSQFDSYFQKIAEDINFMEPVWDEKKHVYYRMSFRSKFDENATAREGQPFLPTGSECYISVLDKDLNLIAEDHFQTIDTYPNIYFAKDGKLWLFENIEDEMGFVRLDINW, from the coding sequence ATGAAATTCCGCGCTTATTGTTTTGCTTATTGCTTGATATTTTTTGCCTGTGGTGGACCAAAAACAGGAGAAGACGGAGCACTCCATTCTTTAGACATTAGTATGGACACTGTAGTAATTGATCCGGGTCAGGAAATTTTATACCTCAAAAGGAGAGTTAGGGTAAATGCAATAAGTGAGGATAAGAAATACCTTTACAATGTTGATCCCCTGAAACGCAGTATTGAGCAAATCAATCTCAATAAACTAGCCCTAGAAAAAAAACACCACTTGGAAAAAGAGGGACCAAATGGCACCGAAGCTATCTGGGCAATTTCTTTAATTGGTGATGACAAGCTACACATAAACAATAGTACGAATGAACATGTTTTCAACTGGCAAGCGGAAAAGCTCGAAAGTTTCAACATCAATGAAATAGGGCAAGAATCAGACCTGCTGGAGGAAGGGTATCAGGTTCATAAAACGATAAGTATAGCCTCGGACGGTAAGCAATTTGCCTCTTTAATATCCGATCAGGAAAAAAAGGACATGTCTTTTGCAATAATAAACATTGAAGACAGAACCTGTAAGAAATTTCCAGCCCCAGCCATTGATAAAGCCAGGAATTTTGAAATATCATCCAATGAGGGTGGAATGGGTAGCATTCTAAGTGCCTCTCGATATTTAATAAAGGAGGGAGGAAAGGTATTATTGGGAACCAACGTAAGTAATGAACTCTATGTGCTGGACGAAACAAATGACTCCCTCAGGCACATCACCTTCAACAGCCAACTGAACCCAAATGAAAAAAGTGGCACTTACCCTTCTGAAGTTGGAGATCAGTCTCAATTTGATAGCTACTTTCAAAAAATAGCAGAAGACATTAACTTTATGGAACCTGTTTGGGATGAAAAGAAACATGTATATTATCGTATGTCTTTTCGGTCGAAATTTGATGAAAATGCTACCGCCAGAGAAGGTCAACCATTCCTTCCCACCGGATCTGAATGTTATATAAGTGTATTGGACAAGGACCTCAATCTAATCGCAGAAGACCATTTCCAAACAATTGATACCTATCCAAATATATATTTTGCAAAAGACGGCAAACTATGGCTATTTGAAAATATTGAGGATGAAATGGGTTTTGTAAGGCTGGATATCAATTGGTGA